One stretch of Microvirga lotononidis DNA includes these proteins:
- a CDS encoding phospholipase A2 family protein, translating to MSLLRCLATSLCLILFLSNPALAAPSDVLAKPAPPLFHGNWCGAGDANRAAPIDALDAACRAHDLCYERLGRSACECDRAILKATASIVRSPRIPETVRSKAATVNSLFSAALCTETPRMRSWTGKR from the coding sequence GTGTCCCTGTTGCGTTGCCTTGCGACGAGTCTGTGCCTGATTCTTTTCCTCTCGAACCCTGCTCTCGCGGCGCCCTCGGACGTCCTGGCCAAACCGGCGCCTCCCCTGTTCCACGGAAACTGGTGCGGCGCGGGCGATGCCAACCGGGCCGCGCCGATCGACGCGCTCGACGCGGCCTGCCGTGCGCACGATCTCTGCTACGAAAGACTCGGTCGCAGCGCCTGCGAATGCGACAGGGCCATCCTGAAGGCGACGGCTTCCATCGTCAGAAGCCCTCGGATCCCCGAGACGGTCCGGAGCAAGGCCGCGACCGTCAACTCGCTGTTCAGTGCAGCCCTGTGCACCGAGACACCGAGAATGCGCTCCTGGACGGGAAAGCGCTGA
- a CDS encoding alpha/beta hydrolase, producing the protein MHRRTFLAATSFIAGMSALRAQPDMRLRAKDALSEAHSPTHRFAQRRFDSVDGLRHYQVFVAVPVTDPPAEGWPAICMLDGNAAFDALQQADLDRVRDLVLVGIGYEEGRNDPDTRDLDYTPPFFLNGTTFPADPPSTEKAGGGDVFLALVAERMLPDVAKEFSLDPARQMLWGHSYGGLFVVNALFKRPDLFRSYYAISPSLSWHAPLMLHAEDVSKRRAMGQSELVVLYEVPENTPGDERRKARLQRRQMMFDEMFERLGARADIALTQRAYPGENHGSMFGVGLRAALARGVPK; encoded by the coding sequence ATGCATAGAAGAACCTTTCTCGCCGCGACCTCCTTTATCGCCGGAATGTCTGCCCTTCGGGCCCAGCCGGATATGCGACTCCGCGCGAAGGATGCGCTCTCGGAAGCCCATTCGCCGACTCATCGCTTCGCGCAGAGACGTTTCGACTCGGTCGATGGGCTGCGCCATTATCAGGTCTTCGTCGCTGTTCCCGTTACCGATCCGCCTGCTGAAGGCTGGCCCGCGATCTGCATGCTCGACGGCAATGCGGCCTTCGATGCCCTTCAGCAGGCGGATCTCGATCGCGTGCGGGACCTTGTGCTTGTCGGCATCGGCTACGAGGAGGGACGGAACGACCCGGACACCCGGGACCTGGATTACACGCCGCCCTTTTTCCTGAACGGCACCACCTTTCCGGCCGATCCGCCCTCGACCGAAAAGGCCGGAGGAGGGGACGTCTTCCTCGCTCTCGTGGCAGAGCGCATGCTTCCCGACGTCGCCAAGGAGTTTTCCCTCGATCCCGCGCGGCAGATGCTGTGGGGCCATTCCTATGGCGGTCTCTTCGTGGTCAACGCCTTGTTCAAACGCCCTGATCTGTTCCGGTCTTATTACGCCATCAGCCCCTCGTTGTCGTGGCATGCGCCGTTGATGCTGCATGCCGAAGACGTTTCGAAGCGTCGTGCAATGGGTCAGTCGGAGTTGGTCGTCCTCTACGAGGTTCCGGAGAATACGCCGGGCGACGAGCGTCGGAAGGCACGGTTGCAGCGGAGGCAGATGATGTTCGACGAAATGTTCGAGCGGCTCGGTGCCCGAGCCGATATCGCTCTGACGCAGCGCGCTTACCCTGGAGAGAATCACGGTTCCATGTTCGGAGTGGGCTTAAGGGCAGCTCTCGCCCGTGGCGTCCCAAAGTGA
- a CDS encoding RNA methyltransferase, with protein sequence MTDLPQKPIIILVEPQLAENIGMVARAMANFGLSDLRLVSPRNGWPKKGAHSAASGATHVLEGASLYDTVREAIADLNFVFATTARERGQMKRVFAPDDAMKETQARLGSGQGIGILFGRERTGLENDEVSLADAIITFPVDPKFSSLNLAQAVLLVSYEWYKLATGGALPFEGGRHSPPAPREMVTSFFDYIETELEAVNYYPEDKKPTMTRNMRDIFHRLAMTEQEVRTLRGAIRALAEGRRLRKP encoded by the coding sequence ATGACTGACCTTCCGCAAAAGCCCATCATCATCCTCGTGGAACCCCAGCTTGCCGAGAACATCGGCATGGTGGCCCGGGCTATGGCCAATTTCGGTCTTTCGGACCTGCGCCTCGTGTCGCCGCGCAACGGCTGGCCGAAGAAGGGCGCCCATTCGGCCGCTTCGGGCGCGACCCACGTGCTTGAAGGAGCGAGCCTCTACGACACGGTACGCGAGGCTATCGCGGACCTGAACTTCGTCTTCGCCACCACGGCCCGGGAACGGGGGCAGATGAAGCGGGTCTTCGCGCCGGACGACGCCATGAAGGAGACGCAGGCGCGCCTGGGGTCGGGGCAGGGGATCGGCATCCTGTTCGGGCGGGAGCGCACGGGCCTGGAGAACGACGAGGTGTCGCTGGCGGACGCCATCATCACCTTCCCGGTCGATCCGAAATTCTCCTCGCTCAACCTCGCGCAGGCCGTCCTGCTGGTCTCCTACGAATGGTACAAGCTCGCGACCGGCGGTGCGCTGCCCTTCGAGGGAGGGCGGCACTCGCCCCCGGCGCCCCGCGAGATGGTGACGTCGTTCTTCGACTACATCGAGACCGAGCTCGAGGCGGTGAACTACTATCCCGAAGACAAGAAGCCGACCATGACCCGCAACATGCGGGACATCTTCCACCGCCTCGCAATGACCGAGCAGGAGGTGCGCACGCTGCGCGGGGCGATTCGGGCCCTTGCGGAAGGCCGACGATTGAGAAAACCTTAA